AAGTAGAAAAACCAAAAGCAACTATGTTTTTATGGGCAAAAATACCTGAACAATTCAAAGATTTAGGCTCTATTGAATTTAGTATGAAACTTTTAAAAGAGGCTAAAGTTGCAGTAGCACCTGGTGTAGGTTTTGGAGAACATGGAGAAGGATATGTTAGATTTGCAGTAGTTGAAAATGAAAAAAGAATAAGACAAGCAGTAAGAAATATTAAAAAATTTTTACAAAATAATAAATGAAAAAATCAAGGCTTTATGTTGATAATATAAAAAAATCTTACAAAGATAGAGCAATTTTACAAGGAATATCCTTAGAAGTTAATGAGGGAGAGATTATAGGACTTCTTGGCCCAAATGGTGCAGGTAAAACAACTACTTTTAAATGTTTACTTGGATTTATAAAACCAGATGAAGGAAATATATATCTTGATAAAGAAGATATTACAAATCTTCCTGTTTATGAAAGAGCAAAAAAAGGAATATCATTTTTACCTCAAGAAAGTTCTATTTTTAAAGATTTAACTGTACTTGAAAATTTAGTAATGTTTTTAGAGTTCCAGTATGATGACAAAAAAATAATATATGAAAAGGCAGAAGAGTTATTAGAAGAGTTTGGGATAGAAAGATTAAAAAATCAAAAAGCTTCTACTTTATCAGGTGGAGAAAGAAGAAGACTTGAGATAGCAAGAAGTTTAATTATAAATCCTTCATTTCTTTTATTAGATGAGCCATTTGCAGGGGTTGATCCTGTTTCTGTAAAAGATATAAATAATCTTATAAAATCTTTAATACAAAAAGATATTGGAATAATTTTAACAGACCATAATGTTAGAGAAACATTAAAAATTACTGACAGAGCTTATATAATAGCTCATGGAAAAGTAATAGCAGAAGGAAAACCTGAAAAAATAGTAAATGATGAGTATGTAAAAAAGGTTTTCCTTGGAGAAGATTTTATTCTTGTTTAGTACTTAAACTTATTTACTATTGGCATTCTCCAGTCTTTTCCATAAGCTCTTTCTGTTATTTTAATTCCTATTGGTGCTTGTCTTCTTTTATATTCATTATTATCTATCATTCTTATCACTCTTTTTACGCTTTCTATATCAAAACCTCTTTTTGATATTTCTTCTGGTGATAAATCTTCTTCTACATATAGATATATAATTTCATCAAGGATAGGATAAGGCAGTAGTTCATCTTCATCTTTTTGATTTGGTTTAAGTTCTGCAGAAGGTGGCTTTTGTAAAACTCTTTCAGGTATTACTGGAGATATACTGTTTCTATACTGAGCAAGTTCATAAACTTTTGTTTTATAAATATCTTTTAATACTGCAAAACCTCCAACCATATCTCCATATAAAGTTGCATATCCTACACTCATTTCTGATTTATTACCTGTTGCAAGAACTATCCAGCCAAACTTATTTGATAAAGCCATTAAAAGATTTCCTCTTATTCTTGCTTGTAAGTTTTCTTCTGTTATATCCCATTCTTTTCCTTCAAAAACAGGATTAAGAATATTCATATATTTATCAAATATATCTTTGATTTTAAAAGTAAAAGTTTCTATTCCAAGATTTTTTGCAAGCTTTTCAGCATCTTCTATACTTTCTTTTGAAGTAAATTGAGAAGGCATTAATACCCCTTTAACATTCTCTTTTCCAAGAGCATCTACAGCAATAGTAGCAGTTAAAGAACTATCTATTCCTCCACTTAAACCTATTACCACTTTTTCAAATCCATTTTTATATATATAATCTCTTAATCCTAATACTAAAGCTTTATATATCTGCTCTACTTCTGGTAAATCTAACTCTATTTTTTCTTTTATTTTTGTTGTTTTATTTTTTATTTTATAATCCACGAATATCTCTTTAACTATTTCTTCTCTTTTATAAGAGGCTCTTAAGTTTCTTAATCTATTATCTTTAAGCTGTTTTCTAAATATACTATCAAGTTCTATATCAAAAATAATAAAATCTTCTTCAAAAGACTTTCCTTTTGCTAAAAATTTACCATCTGGAGCTACTGCAAAACTACTACCATCAAAAACAAGTTCATCTTGCCCACCAATCATATTTACATTAGCTATTGATATTAAATTATCAGTAGCTCTTGTTCTTACCATATTTTCTCTTTTTTCTATTTTTCCTATGTTGTAAGGAGAAGCATTTATATTTATTACAAGTTCAACCCCTTCTATAGCCATTATATTTATTGGATTTTCTGGATACCATATATCTTCGCATATAGAAATACCTACCTTATATCCTTCTATATTTAATAAAGTAATCTCATTTCCTCTTTGGAAATATCTCATTTCATCAAACACACCATAATTAGGAAGCATATTTTTATGATAAGTAGCTAAAAGTTTTTTATTACTTAAAATAGCTGCAGCATTGTATATATCTTCTTTTTTATCTACAAATCCTACAATAGCTATAATACCTTCTATATAAGGTTCTATTTTTTTTAAGGCTTTTAGATTTTCATTTATAAACTCTTCTTTAAATAAAAGATCTTCCGGTGGATAACCTGTAATAGCAAGTTCT
The Hydrogenothermus marinus DNA segment above includes these coding regions:
- the lptB gene encoding LPS export ABC transporter ATP-binding protein, with protein sequence MKKSRLYVDNIKKSYKDRAILQGISLEVNEGEIIGLLGPNGAGKTTTFKCLLGFIKPDEGNIYLDKEDITNLPVYERAKKGISFLPQESSIFKDLTVLENLVMFLEFQYDDKKIIYEKAEELLEEFGIERLKNQKASTLSGGERRRLEIARSLIINPSFLLLDEPFAGVDPVSVKDINNLIKSLIQKDIGIILTDHNVRETLKITDRAYIIAHGKVIAEGKPEKIVNDEYVKKVFLGEDFILV
- a CDS encoding NAD+ synthase; its protein translation is MKVLRVALAQLNLTVGDIKGNTEKIIEYIKKAKEKEVDIVAFPELAITGYPPEDLLFKEEFINENLKALKKIEPYIEGIIAIVGFVDKKEDIYNAAAILSNKKLLATYHKNMLPNYGVFDEMRYFQRGNEITLLNIEGYKVGISICEDIWYPENPINIMAIEGVELVININASPYNIGKIEKRENMVRTRATDNLISIANVNMIGGQDELVFDGSSFAVAPDGKFLAKGKSFEEDFIIFDIELDSIFRKQLKDNRLRNLRASYKREEIVKEIFVDYKIKNKTTKIKEKIELDLPEVEQIYKALVLGLRDYIYKNGFEKVVIGLSGGIDSSLTATIAVDALGKENVKGVLMPSQFTSKESIEDAEKLAKNLGIETFTFKIKDIFDKYMNILNPVFEGKEWDITEENLQARIRGNLLMALSNKFGWIVLATGNKSEMSVGYATLYGDMVGGFAVLKDIYKTKVYELAQYRNSISPVIPERVLQKPPSAELKPNQKDEDELLPYPILDEIIYLYVEEDLSPEEISKRGFDIESVKRVIRMIDNNEYKRRQAPIGIKITERAYGKDWRMPIVNKFKY